The following nucleotide sequence is from Hirundo rustica isolate bHirRus1 chromosome 15, bHirRus1.pri.v3, whole genome shotgun sequence.
ATGGGTTCAGTGACTCAAGCAGTAGTGACTGGAGACACACATTCAAAAAGCCAAAATTTAATACAAATCAAATGGAAGAGAGTCTTTAGGCCGTGACAGTTGATTTTACCACCACCCAAGGCTGGCATGCAGCTAATTTTCCCTCTGAGGCACTGGTGGTTGTAACTGAGCTGGTTATAAAGTAAACTTTATTTAAGAGCTGATTGTACATCCTTCCTAGCTGCCCAGAACCTGGCTTCAGCAacaaaaattttctgttttcctggaaaCAACTGTCCTTACATCCCTAGGCTAGATTAAATCATGATGTGCAGTCTTCTTCTAGGTCTGTACCTGTCTGCAAGAGATGAATGAGCAAAAATGGTTCTCACTCACTTTCCCCCAAAGACCCTGAGCTCATGCTCCTCCATGTCAGGGATGACACACTGCTGGTGTTTAATGGATGCCAGAAACTGCATTCACACAGACTCAGGGAGTGGAAGCACCCAGCTATCCACTGCTGGATCTTGATTCCAGACCATTCCCTGGTGTATGCACTGCCACCTCAGCTGCTAGAAAGGCTCTGCTCTATTTAAAAGCAatgggagaaagggaaaatctcATGGCATAAAAGACAGATTCTATAGCTAATGTCAATTCTACAGGAAAAGAAGGCAGATCCTTCCAAACTGCTGACCCAAGGTGCAAAGGTGCCTCTCTCCAGTGTGAGCACAGAGGAGTACTTATGTAGGCTGAGTTTTGGGGTCATATGCATAGTAGGCAGATTTAGTTTTAACTTCTACATAAGGCACCCTGGAAGAGGATCCAGAGATTCATGCATTACATTTCCTACTGCACAGCATCTTTCCACCATTCTTCATTTTACAGGAGACCTGGAACAGTTTTAGTCAAAGTGACTTTTCTAGAAGAAATTAAAGCGAAATTCTTGGGGAGCTGTGAAATTGAATAAGCCTGTGTAAAGTGTCCTGTGTGACTCTGAAGGGGATTCTGCTGAACCTTGGCTTTTCCTGCAAGCTCCCAAGCACTTCCGGATGAACTGGCCATTCTTCTTGAGGATACTTCCCTTCAACTCCACGATCCTGGCAGATTTTGCAGCTGAgagaagaggggagaaaaaataagagGTGTTCAATCATCTCATATAGCGAGGCCCCAGTCTGCAAAGCATGGGGCAGGACTGAAcccctttcttctcctcctcaccATGCCAAGTTCTCCTACCTGTTTCCATAAgcttcagctctctgcacagctcctcctgcatcTTCTTCCTGTAGTCTCCAAACATGGCTCTCATGAGCTGACGCTTCTTCACCAGCGGAGCCTTGTCACTGCGCAGTGTCCTGATTGCCCGGAGAgcctcctcagctgcagcaaaggAGAAACAACACGCAGGTTAAGGCttcctgctggctctgccccTGCATTCCTGCCAGTGCTCCCTGCTCAGGAGAAAGCTCTTCTTCATTTCAGTGCTTACCCTGCTTTGGAGTGGGTTTCTGTGTCTTCAAGCCGAGTTCCAGCTGGTTGACACACCAGTCCACCTCTTTCCACAGCTGCTCATCTGACTGCTATCAACATGAGGCACAGTGAGCAAGAGGAAATATGTCACCCAAAAATTACAGCAGCAGTTGCTACACAGGATGAAAGTGAACTCCATAAAGTCAGGACTATTCCAAATATCATGTTCTGATGATCACTTTATAGACTTCATGACATTTTTCCTCTAGTGTTTTTCATCAGATAAACTAAAAGCACTGTGCAAATGTTTAGTTGCAACTCACTGTCTCTATTAGATGGACTTAATATGTGGCTGCCATTCAGAAGGTGCTGTTTTATGGAAAGTTGTTCAGCATTCAAATAAACTTACAGATgggaaaatgaaacattaacaataaaaaacccTATCCTCAAACCTgcacaaaatcaaaaccagcaaACAACAGACAAAATCAGAAGCCGAGTCTTTCTTCTCAGCTCCTCTGTGCTTGCTCAACAAGAAATGCATGAGGAGAAGCAAGATGAAGCACATGGAGATGGAAGTAGCCAAGCCCCACTGAGCAAAGCCAGCTGGCTaactcagcagtgggacagggaaACAAGGCTGCACCCTGGGACTGAAGCAATTCTTAACTGTTATGTACATGTAAATACAAATGCCCTCACTCTGTCTCCTTTTACCTACAACAGTGTCCTTCCAAAGGACTGGGAAGGGCTTTATCTGACCTTCAACTCTTCCTATGTCTCTGGTGCTCAGCAGTGTTTATTGGTAGGACTGCAGGTGAAGCAGACCTTTGGATGGAATGTTCCATAGGTAGGTGAACACTCAGTGCAATTTCCTTGTTAAATATTATGAAAAGGAAGGTTTTGTGCAATCTTGTATTACAGTATAGATCAGGTGGCACAATTTGTTAATAACACCTACACCAGTGctggaaagtaaaataaaatgaagaccTGGACCTtagcagaacagaaaaccttAGGGTGTGCCTTAATGTTGTGTTTACCCATAACTTGCAACTTCAGTTGATTTCTGTGCCATGCCCTACAGAGGACCTTCTCAGAACCACCCTTGAGCTTTACCACCGGCCCTTGACTACACCAGGTGGCAGTTCTGTGCCTTGGCTTTGCTCCTTGCACTACAAAAGCAACTCATCCTGTAAAATGCACAGCAGAGCTACAGGGCCTGGCTCAGCACCCACACACACCAGCTTGGCAACAACTGAAGACAGTTACCTccatttcctatttttattttcttaagaagACATGGCATCCAGCTCCCCAGGATTAGCTGTCACAAGTCTAAACATGAAATCTTTCAGCTCAAATCTGAAGGACCATTAACATTCTTTGCACTAGTCAGGTTCCTCAGCTGTGtagcagagaaagcaaacagcTGCTGGAACATGTAAACAGTAAGCATGGTCTTTCAGCTTCCATCTCAAGGCAGCATGCTAATTATTCATCTGTGCAAAGAGATAAATGTCTTTTTAGCTCAAGGGTTTAAAAATTATGGGATCCCATCAATATTTAACTACCTGAGAGGTCTTCTCATCCTGATGGGAAGTATCTGTATTTTGACAGCTGTTAGGTTCTGCCTTTGCCTTCCTGCTGGTCTCGGTTTCTTCTCGTTTGTTTTTACTGACaggtggtttttgtttcttctttttcttcttctgggcAGCTCCATCTCTTGTTGATTTCTCTGTCACTGTCTCATCTGCAGGGGTTGTCTCTGTTTGGGGGATCTTTGATGTGACATGGTTTCTATCCTCTTTGGGTGCATTCCCTGTCACTTGAGTCACCTCAGGCTTCTGCAAGGCTGCAgcctgtggcagagctgctgattCAGCAGGCAGTGACAGATCTGCTGTGTGGCCTGTATGTTGGCTTGCTGGAAGTAACTGAAGATGAGGACA
It contains:
- the C15H8orf33 gene encoding UPF0488 protein C8orf33 homolog isoform X2, with the translated sequence MSNVCGDCHLKMDEGQKSMAKGMNPDVVEVQPSKGQAADGVKQSHPTPEAKQELFTSSGSSFRFDFTLSKTDPEADPGDSGAEQVQNNVRATKQENWNGALRFAASGQEPKFAFTFAIPDEDCPHLQLLPASQHTGHTADLSLPAESAALPQAAALQKPEVTQVTGNAPKEDRNHVTSKIPQTETTPADETVTEKSTRDGAAQKKKKKKQKPPVSKNKREETETSRKAKAEPNSCQNTDTSHQDEKTSQSDEQLWKEVDWCVNQLELGLKTQKPTPKQAEEALRAIRTLRSDKAPLVKKRQLMRAMFGDYRKKMQEELCRELKLMETAAKSARIVELKGSILKKNGQFIRKCLGACRKSQGSAESPSESHRTLYTGLFNFTAPQEFRFNFF
- the C15H8orf33 gene encoding UPF0488 protein C8orf33 homolog isoform X1 — translated: MSNVCGDCHLKMDEGQKSMAKGMNPDVVEVQPSKGQAADGVKQSHPTPEAKQELFTSSGSSFRFDFTLSKTDPEADPGDSGAEQVQNNVRATKQENWNGALRFAASGQEPKFAFTFAIPDEDCPHLQLLPASQHTGHTADLSLPAESAALPQAAALQKPEVTQVTGNAPKEDRNHVTSKIPQTETTPADETVTEKSTRDGAAQKKKKKKQKPPVSKNKREETETSRKAKAEPNSCQNTDTSHQDEKTSQQSDEQLWKEVDWCVNQLELGLKTQKPTPKQAEEALRAIRTLRSDKAPLVKKRQLMRAMFGDYRKKMQEELCRELKLMETAAKSARIVELKGSILKKNGQFIRKCLGACRKSQGSAESPSESHRTLYTGLFNFTAPQEFRFNFF